One Amorphoplanes digitatis genomic window carries:
- a CDS encoding aminoglycoside phosphotransferase family protein, with protein sequence MTRENVDTVWPCADDEEDFDFVARDEEALGPGVRALCASLGVTGAASRYPTGSLPVYAVGDLVLKLFPPVHVDELPVEAGVLAAVHGRLPVPTPAVHATGSFERWGYVLMDRMPGVPLSSVWPGLAAPERDALADQLGAAIAALHALAVPEIDEWWPADWAEFVGDQASGCAGRQRALGLGPAWVAQIPSFLAEVPLGAETPVLLHTEILDEHLLVADGRLTGLIDFEPAMRGAAEYDFVGPAVFLANGDGRFYGRMLRAYGIEPDRELRRRLMAWTLLHYYSNLGAYLKRLPAPAEPTFESLAERWFATA encoded by the coding sequence TTGACCAGGGAAAACGTCGACACGGTCTGGCCATGCGCCGACGACGAGGAGGATTTCGACTTCGTCGCCCGCGACGAGGAGGCGCTCGGCCCCGGCGTCCGCGCCCTCTGCGCGTCGCTCGGCGTCACCGGTGCCGCGTCGCGCTACCCGACCGGATCACTTCCCGTCTACGCCGTCGGCGACCTGGTCCTGAAGCTCTTCCCGCCGGTGCACGTCGACGAGCTGCCGGTGGAGGCCGGGGTCCTGGCGGCGGTGCACGGCCGCCTCCCGGTGCCGACGCCCGCCGTGCACGCCACCGGGAGCTTCGAGCGGTGGGGCTACGTCCTGATGGACCGGATGCCCGGCGTGCCGCTCTCCTCTGTCTGGCCGGGCCTCGCCGCGCCCGAGCGGGACGCCCTGGCCGATCAGCTCGGCGCGGCGATCGCCGCCCTGCACGCCCTCGCCGTACCCGAGATCGACGAGTGGTGGCCCGCCGACTGGGCCGAGTTCGTCGGCGACCAGGCGAGCGGGTGCGCCGGCCGGCAGCGGGCGCTCGGGCTCGGCCCGGCCTGGGTCGCCCAGATACCGTCCTTCCTCGCCGAGGTGCCGCTCGGCGCGGAGACGCCCGTGCTGCTGCACACCGAGATCCTCGACGAGCACCTGCTGGTCGCCGACGGCCGGCTGACCGGGCTGATCGACTTCGAGCCGGCCATGCGCGGCGCCGCCGAGTACGACTTCGTCGGGCCCGCCGTGTTCCTCGCGAACGGCGACGGGCGCTTCTACGGCCGGATGCTGCGGGCGTACGGGATCGAGCCGGACCGGGAACTGCGGCGGCGACTGATGGCCTGGACGTTGCTGCATTACTACAGCAACCTGGGCGCGTACCTGAAACGGCTGCCCGCCCCGGCCGAGCCCACGTTCGAGTCGCTCGCCGAGCGCTGGTTCGCCACGGCTTGA
- a CDS encoding serine/threonine protein kinase, with protein sequence MDQDATGGGARPDSLGASTLDLSGRCVGGSYLLVRPIGQGATGTVWRGVDRASGEPVAVKLLHESLLRQPKLVTRFVQERTILMMLRHRNVVRVRDLITVGESLGLVMDLVPGGSLREYLREHHTLRPGEAARVAAQVAAALAEAHELGIVHRDLKPDNILLHREDGRLDIRLTDFGIARVLNTPSLTTSNAVVGTPHYMAPEAFQSTPTSPAADVYALGVLIYETVCGRPPYDSDSVHELMQLHLQGNPVRPPGIPDVLWDVIVGCLDQRPRLRPTAAELIADLGDVERRAGGAPALPRTAGAPSRAPAPSHHPVTPPPEPVHPSLDGRPRVPAPRGGNQPAGWRWGRPWAMIGLVTAAIVASGVTTTAWHLGRADDPGAAVAQEPIPRVPVVRPAGSAAATPATTPHSPVKTAAPAKGTARRPAPIAAQALTPVRPRKPQETRRPAAPRTAGTRPPVREAKEYGPENCRRRLTVVDFSNPMLHNACHAIGAKVQIRGGMTAPSRGEGRISVALRDAGTGRLAGAPKVCAGLDYGRERPMHDCGPVTLDPPHGHRYQVVVEWTFTPAGRPATTGEATGDDFDW encoded by the coding sequence GTGGACCAGGATGCCACGGGTGGCGGCGCACGCCCGGATTCCCTCGGCGCGTCGACCCTCGATCTCAGCGGGCGGTGCGTCGGCGGCTCGTACCTCCTCGTCCGCCCCATCGGGCAGGGCGCGACCGGCACGGTGTGGCGCGGGGTCGACCGGGCCTCGGGCGAGCCGGTCGCGGTCAAGCTGCTGCACGAGAGCCTGCTGCGCCAGCCGAAGCTGGTCACCCGCTTCGTGCAGGAGCGCACGATCCTGATGATGCTGCGGCACCGCAACGTGGTGCGGGTCCGCGACCTGATCACCGTCGGCGAGTCGCTGGGCCTGGTCATGGACCTGGTACCGGGCGGCAGCCTGCGCGAATACCTGCGGGAGCACCACACCCTGCGGCCCGGTGAGGCCGCCCGCGTCGCCGCGCAGGTCGCCGCGGCCCTGGCCGAGGCGCACGAGCTGGGCATCGTGCACCGCGACCTGAAGCCGGACAACATCCTGCTGCACCGCGAGGACGGCCGCCTCGACATCCGGCTGACCGACTTCGGCATCGCCCGGGTGCTGAACACGCCGAGCCTCACCACCTCGAACGCCGTCGTCGGCACGCCGCACTACATGGCGCCCGAGGCGTTCCAGAGCACCCCGACCAGCCCGGCCGCCGACGTGTACGCGCTCGGCGTGCTCATCTACGAGACGGTCTGCGGCCGGCCGCCGTACGACAGCGACAGCGTCCACGAGCTGATGCAGCTGCACCTCCAGGGCAACCCGGTGCGGCCGCCCGGCATCCCGGACGTGCTCTGGGACGTCATCGTCGGCTGCCTCGACCAGAGGCCGCGGCTGCGCCCGACGGCCGCCGAGCTGATCGCCGACCTCGGCGACGTCGAGCGCCGGGCGGGGGGCGCGCCGGCGCTGCCCAGGACGGCCGGTGCGCCGTCGCGCGCCCCGGCCCCGTCGCACCACCCGGTGACCCCGCCGCCCGAACCGGTGCACCCCTCGCTCGACGGCCGGCCGCGGGTACCCGCGCCGCGCGGCGGCAACCAGCCGGCCGGCTGGCGATGGGGGCGGCCCTGGGCGATGATCGGGCTGGTCACCGCGGCGATCGTGGCCTCCGGCGTGACCACGACGGCCTGGCATCTCGGCCGCGCCGATGATCCCGGCGCCGCCGTGGCGCAGGAGCCGATCCCGCGGGTGCCGGTGGTCCGCCCGGCCGGCTCGGCCGCCGCGACCCCGGCGACCACGCCCCACTCGCCGGTGAAGACAGCCGCGCCCGCCAAGGGCACCGCACGGCGCCCGGCGCCGATCGCCGCGCAGGCGCTCACCCCGGTGCGCCCGCGCAAGCCACAGGAGACCCGCCGGCCCGCCGCGCCGCGCACGGCCGGCACCCGGCCCCCGGTCCGCGAGGCCAAGGAGTACGGCCCCGAGAACTGCCGCAGGCGCCTCACCGTCGTCGACTTCAGCAACCCGATGCTGCACAACGCCTGCCACGCGATCGGCGCCAAGGTGCAGATCCGCGGCGGAATGACCGCGCCGAGCCGGGGCGAGGGCCGGATCTCGGTGGCCCTGCGGGACGCCGGCACCGGGCGCCTCGCCGGCGCACCGAAGGTCTGCGCGGGCCTCGACTACGGCCGGGAGCGTCCGATGCACGACTGCGGCCCGGTGACCCTCGACCCGCCGCACGGCCACCGGTACCAGGTGGTCGTGGAGTGGACCTTCACCCCGGCCGGCCGGCCGGCGACGACGGGCGAGGCGACGGGCGACGACTTCGACTGGTGA
- the tuf gene encoding elongation factor Tu codes for MAKSQFVRNKPHLNIGTMGHVDHGKTTLTAAITKVLADRDPAANRFVAFEGIDKAPEEALRGITINISHVEYETAGRHYAHVDMPGHADYVKNMITGAAQVDGAILVVSAQDGAMPQTREHVLLAQRVGVPYLVVALNKSDAVEDPELLDLVELEVRELLGEYGFPGDEVPVVRVSALGALEGEPRWTRSVVDLLDAVDAYVPVPPRELGEPFLMPIENVLTISGRGTVVTGKIERGTLRVGEPVEIVGLGPTVATVATGLETFGRSLPVAEAGDNAAVLLRGIKRDQVRRGQVVALPGSVTPHRAFRARLYALRKEEGGRHTPFVANYRPQFFFRTTDVSGAIDLGDRPMVMPGDTAEVTVYLGKEVAMDAGLGFAVREGGHTVAAGTVTELLD; via the coding sequence ATGGCCAAGAGCCAGTTCGTCCGTAACAAGCCACACCTGAACATCGGCACGATGGGTCACGTCGACCACGGCAAGACGACCCTGACCGCCGCCATCACGAAGGTCCTCGCCGACCGCGACCCGGCCGCCAACCGGTTCGTCGCCTTCGAGGGCATCGACAAGGCACCCGAGGAGGCCCTGCGCGGCATCACCATCAACATCTCGCACGTCGAGTACGAGACCGCCGGCCGCCACTACGCCCACGTCGACATGCCGGGGCACGCCGACTACGTGAAGAACATGATCACGGGGGCGGCGCAGGTGGACGGCGCGATCCTGGTGGTCTCGGCGCAGGACGGCGCGATGCCGCAGACCCGCGAGCACGTGCTGCTCGCCCAGCGGGTCGGCGTGCCGTACCTGGTCGTGGCGCTCAACAAGAGCGACGCGGTCGAGGACCCGGAGCTGCTCGACCTGGTCGAGCTGGAGGTGCGTGAGCTGCTCGGCGAGTACGGCTTCCCCGGCGACGAGGTGCCGGTGGTGCGGGTCAGCGCGCTGGGTGCCCTCGAAGGCGAGCCGCGGTGGACCCGGTCGGTCGTCGACCTGCTCGACGCCGTCGACGCGTACGTGCCGGTCCCGCCGCGCGAGCTGGGCGAGCCGTTCCTGATGCCGATCGAGAACGTGCTCACCATCAGCGGGCGTGGCACGGTCGTCACCGGGAAGATCGAGCGCGGCACGCTGCGGGTCGGCGAGCCGGTCGAGATCGTGGGCCTCGGCCCGACGGTGGCGACGGTCGCCACCGGCCTCGAGACGTTCGGCAGGTCGCTGCCGGTCGCGGAGGCCGGTGACAACGCGGCGGTGCTGCTCCGCGGCATCAAGCGCGACCAGGTGCGGCGCGGCCAGGTCGTGGCGCTGCCCGGCAGCGTCACCCCGCACCGCGCGTTCCGCGCGCGGCTGTACGCGCTGAGGAAGGAGGAGGGCGGAAGGCACACGCCGTTCGTGGCCAACTACCGTCCGCAGTTCTTCTTCCGCACCACCGACGTCTCCGGCGCGATCGACCTGGGCGACCGGCCGATGGTCATGCCGGGCGACACGGCGGAGGTGACCGTGTACCTGGGCAAGGAGGTCGCGATGGACGCCGGCCTCGGCTTCGCGGTCCGCGAGGGCGGCCACACGGTGGCGGCCGGAACGGTCACGGAGCTGCTCGACTGA
- a CDS encoding PLD nuclease N-terminal domain-containing protein, whose translation MIRLYSLFVLIDLALLVIALIDCLSAEEFQIRALPRIAWVFIILLFSPIGPIAWFVAGRPARAVQLSNGTTWRPGSGFPEDQRPRKGPVAPDDDPEFLKRLAGSLREDESMMKRWEADLRRPEQELRKRESEEQ comes from the coding sequence ATGATCCGCCTCTACTCGCTTTTCGTGCTGATCGACCTCGCGCTGCTGGTCATCGCCCTGATCGACTGCCTCTCCGCCGAGGAGTTCCAGATCCGGGCCCTGCCTCGGATCGCCTGGGTCTTCATCATCCTGCTGTTCTCGCCGATCGGGCCGATCGCCTGGTTCGTCGCCGGGCGCCCGGCCCGCGCCGTCCAGCTCAGCAACGGCACCACGTGGCGGCCCGGCAGCGGGTTCCCGGAGGACCAGCGCCCGAGGAAGGGTCCGGTCGCCCCGGACGACGACCCGGAGTTCCTGAAGAGGCTCGCCGGCTCGCTGCGCGAGGACGAGTCGATGATGAAGCGCTGGGAGGCCGACCTGCGCCGGCCCGAGCAGGAGCTGCGCAAGCGCGAGTCCGAGGAGCAGTGA
- a CDS encoding SGNH/GDSL hydrolase family protein, which produces MSRRTNVLACLVTSTLLSLVIAAPAAAAAAAVSDWDYVALGDSYSSGVGASGQTGLCLRSSNAYPGLWNTANSPKTYRSNACSGATTATLRSGQLSGLNAETDLVTLTIGGNDIGFADTVITCTLASDSGCASAVADALVKVRDQLPAKLNATYADIRGKAPNAKVVVLGYPILFDETVANCGVGGMSVTKRKSLNKGAVELNKVIAARSQAAGFTWSSVEDEFAGHGICGTNAWLHGLTVVPPTNSFHPNNAGYRYGYLPALNAALG; this is translated from the coding sequence ATGAGCAGACGCACCAACGTCCTCGCCTGCCTCGTCACCTCGACCCTTCTCAGCCTCGTCATCGCCGCGCCCGCCGCGGCGGCCGCGGCGGCCGTGTCCGACTGGGACTACGTCGCGCTCGGCGACTCGTACTCGTCCGGCGTCGGCGCGTCCGGGCAGACCGGGCTCTGCCTGCGCAGCTCGAACGCCTACCCCGGCCTGTGGAACACGGCGAACAGCCCGAAGACGTACCGGTCGAACGCCTGTAGCGGCGCGACCACCGCCACCCTGCGGTCCGGGCAGCTGTCCGGCCTGAACGCCGAGACCGACCTGGTCACGCTGACCATCGGCGGCAACGACATCGGCTTCGCCGACACGGTGATCACCTGCACGCTGGCCAGCGACAGCGGCTGCGCGTCCGCCGTGGCCGACGCCCTGGTCAAGGTGCGCGACCAGCTGCCGGCCAAGCTCAACGCCACGTACGCCGACATCCGGGGCAAGGCACCCAACGCCAAGGTCGTCGTACTCGGCTACCCGATCCTGTTCGACGAGACGGTCGCGAACTGCGGCGTCGGCGGCATGAGCGTGACCAAGCGCAAGTCGCTGAACAAGGGCGCCGTCGAGCTCAACAAGGTGATCGCCGCGCGCTCACAGGCGGCCGGCTTCACCTGGTCGAGCGTCGAGGACGAGTTCGCCGGCCACGGCATCTGCGGCACCAACGCGTGGCTGCACGGCCTGACCGTCGTACCGCCGACGAACTCGTTCCACCCGAACAACGCCGGCTACCGGTACGGCTACCTCCCGGCGCTGAACGCGGCGCTCGGCTGA